The Clostridioides difficile genome has a segment encoding these proteins:
- a CDS encoding TIGR01906 family membrane protein yields the protein MKKFLNIIFSVCISLVIIVSVINFTVGFKQLYYFDIDYLNISELSGLSKDNIKLNYDYLIDYNLSKDVSEFKLPTLKSSPEGKIHFEEVRNIFQNINKISQLLMIISLVGIILSIKNKNIKLLKTTSMTLIIMPVVLALPILLNFEKSFIIFHKLLFRNDYWIFNPDLDPVINMLPEEFFFHAGMMILALILAASILIFVMYKLFQRRKILR from the coding sequence ATGAAAAAGTTTCTAAATATAATTTTTTCAGTGTGTATAAGTTTGGTTATAATAGTAAGTGTTATTAATTTTACTGTTGGATTTAAGCAACTTTATTATTTTGATATTGATTATTTAAACATATCAGAGTTATCTGGTTTATCTAAAGATAATATAAAATTAAATTATGATTACTTAATAGATTACAACCTAAGCAAGGATGTATCTGAGTTTAAGTTACCAACATTAAAATCTTCTCCAGAGGGGAAAATACATTTTGAAGAAGTGAGAAACATATTTCAAAATATCAATAAAATATCTCAGTTATTAATGATAATTTCTTTGGTGGGAATTATATTAAGTATAAAAAATAAAAATATAAAACTACTAAAAACTACATCAATGACTTTGATAATTATGCCAGTAGTATTGGCACTTCCTATTTTGTTGAATTTTGAAAAATCATTTATTATTTTTCATAAATTATTATTTAGAAATGATTATTGGATATTTAATCCCGATTTAGACCCAGTTATAAACATGCTTCCAGAAGAATTTTTCTTTCATGCTGGAATGATGATTTTAGCATTGATTTTAGCAGCAAGTATATTGATTTTTGTAATGTATAAATTATTTCAACGTAGGAAGATATTAAGGTAG
- a CDS encoding DUF1177 domain-containing protein, producing the protein MILKQVLEVYDILDKSTASGEEVKTYLQSYGGENIIVKKLSSSKGSTDLVKLTIAGKNGKLKGGNAPTLGILGRLGGIGARPEVIGFVSDGDGALVAISVASKLLDMQRKGDVLKGDIVISTHICPDAPTKEHYPTPFMDSPIDMLTMNENEVDGSCDAILSIDTTKGNRIINTRGFAISPTVKEGYILKTSDNLLDIMQTVTGKSPFVFPLSIQDITPYGNDLYHLNSILQPAVATNCPVVGVAITTEVPVAGCATGATHFSDLESVGRFAIEVAKLFGANKCDFYDKEEWNILIKRYGKLNTFQTFGIQ; encoded by the coding sequence ATGATATTAAAACAAGTACTAGAGGTTTATGATATTTTAGATAAATCAACTGCAAGTGGAGAAGAAGTAAAGACATACTTACAAAGTTATGGTGGAGAAAATATAATAGTAAAAAAGCTATCATCAAGTAAAGGTTCTACAGATTTAGTTAAGCTTACAATTGCTGGGAAGAATGGTAAGTTAAAAGGAGGAAATGCTCCTACTCTTGGTATCTTAGGCAGACTTGGAGGTATTGGGGCAAGACCAGAGGTAATAGGTTTTGTTTCAGATGGTGATGGAGCATTAGTAGCAATTTCAGTAGCATCGAAACTTTTAGATATGCAACGAAAAGGAGATGTATTAAAAGGCGACATTGTAATTTCCACTCATATTTGTCCAGATGCTCCAACTAAAGAGCATTATCCTACACCCTTTATGGATTCACCAATAGATATGCTAACTATGAATGAAAATGAAGTTGATGGTAGTTGTGATGCAATACTTTCAATCGATACTACTAAAGGTAATAGAATAATCAATACTAGAGGATTTGCAATATCGCCAACTGTCAAAGAGGGATACATATTGAAAACTAGTGATAATCTTTTAGATATTATGCAGACTGTAACTGGAAAATCTCCATTTGTATTTCCTTTATCAATTCAAGATATAACACCATATGGAAATGATTTGTATCACTTGAATAGTATTTTACAGCCAGCAGTTGCTACAAATTGTCCAGTAGTTGGAGTAGCAATCACTACAGAAGTTCCTGTTGCTGGATGTGCTACAGGAGCGACTCATTTTAGTGATTTAGAGTCAGTTGGTAGATTTGCAATTGAAGTTGCCAAATTATTTGGTGCAAATAAGTGTGATTTTTATGATAAGGAAGAGTGGAATATACTTATAAAAAGATATGGTAAATTGAACACATTCCAGACTTTTGGTATACAATAA
- the hflX gene encoding GTPase HflX: MKEIQERALLVGLNLTTIVKKSDDIDTNESMEELKELAKAAGAEVVGSLIQNKQAVDAAYYIGKGKVEEIRAYSESLDATLVIFNDELSGAQIRNIENVVGKKVIDRTTLILDIFAQRALSKEGKLQVELAQLKYRLPRLYGMGGEMSRTGAGIGTRGPGEQKLEVDKRHILNKAADIRRELKEVKKNRETQRVKRLKSNIPIVALVGYTNAGKSTLLNELIKTHKDYEQEKEVFVKDMLFATLDVTLRKALLPNKKEFLVVDTVGFVSKLPHDLVEAFKATLEEVQYADLILHVIDTTNTSYELQKSTTEGVLKELGANDKKHILVYNKVDKLELDIYPKSQEDIVYISAKQGINMDKLLNMIEIALMKNTYSVSLMLPYERGDIFSRIKDKYNVENFEYGENGITLDVNLDEEDFNIYREYILEK, translated from the coding sequence GTGAAAGAAATTCAAGAAAGAGCACTTCTTGTAGGTCTAAATTTGACAACAATAGTTAAAAAGAGTGACGATATAGACACAAATGAATCCATGGAAGAATTAAAAGAATTAGCAAAAGCTGCTGGTGCAGAGGTTGTAGGTAGCTTAATTCAAAATAAGCAAGCTGTTGATGCAGCTTATTATATAGGAAAAGGTAAAGTAGAAGAAATAAGAGCATATAGTGAATCATTAGATGCTACTTTAGTAATTTTCAATGATGAATTATCTGGCGCTCAAATTAGGAATATTGAAAATGTTGTTGGAAAAAAAGTAATAGATAGAACTACCTTAATTTTAGATATATTTGCTCAAAGAGCACTTAGTAAAGAAGGTAAATTACAGGTTGAATTAGCACAATTAAAATACAGATTACCACGACTTTATGGAATGGGTGGTGAGATGAGTAGAACAGGTGCAGGGATTGGAACTAGAGGGCCTGGTGAACAAAAACTAGAAGTAGATAAAAGACATATACTTAATAAAGCAGCAGATATAAGGCGTGAACTTAAAGAGGTAAAAAAGAATAGAGAGACACAAAGAGTTAAGCGTTTAAAATCAAATATACCAATTGTAGCACTTGTTGGGTATACAAATGCAGGAAAATCGACCTTACTAAACGAATTAATAAAGACACACAAGGATTATGAACAAGAAAAAGAAGTTTTTGTAAAAGATATGCTTTTTGCAACTTTAGATGTGACCTTGAGAAAAGCTCTTTTGCCAAACAAGAAAGAATTTTTAGTAGTAGATACTGTTGGATTTGTAAGTAAACTTCCCCACGATTTAGTAGAGGCATTTAAGGCTACACTAGAAGAAGTACAATATGCAGATTTAATTTTGCATGTAATTGACACAACGAATACTAGTTATGAATTGCAAAAAAGTACAACTGAAGGTGTATTAAAAGAACTTGGTGCAAATGATAAAAAACATATACTTGTATACAATAAAGTAGATAAGCTAGAGTTAGATATATATCCTAAGAGTCAAGAAGATATTGTGTATATATCTGCAAAACAAGGCATAAATATGGATAAGCTATTAAATATGATAGAAATTGCTTTAATGAAAAATACTTATTCAGTAAGCTTGATGTTACCTTATGAAAGAGGTGATATATTTAGTAGAATAAAAGATAAATACAATGTGGAGAATTTTGAGTATGGGGAAAATGGTATAACATTAGATGTAAATTTAGATGAAGAAGATTTTAATATCTATAGAGAGTACATATTAGAAAAATAG
- a CDS encoding cysteine-rich small domain-containing protein, giving the protein MGENYKFFNHKDCEFFPCHKTNKPEEFNCLFCYCPLYALGENCGGNFKYTDKGIKDCSSCMLPHKKDNYNYIMGKFKDLVKITSKK; this is encoded by the coding sequence ATGGGCGAAAATTATAAATTTTTTAATCACAAAGATTGTGAGTTTTTCCCTTGTCATAAAACTAATAAGCCAGAAGAATTTAACTGTTTATTTTGCTACTGTCCTTTATATGCTTTAGGAGAAAACTGTGGTGGAAACTTTAAATACACAGATAAAGGCATTAAAGATTGCAGCAGTTGTATGCTACCTCATAAAAAAGATAATTATAATTATATTATGGGAAAATTTAAAGATTTAGTTAAAATCACTAGCAAAAAATAA
- a CDS encoding N-acetylmuramoyl-L-alanine amidase, producing MKKYRLLVTCIIAMGIIIIGTSNPVTNFYKTTNLINSGTTKNEKTDKDKDSNKNIKDKDENKSNSKSKNDNKSEDNKSDSKAETQKNKKFLICIDPGHQGKGDSNLEPVAPGSSSQKARVSSGTEGIATKKAEYVLNLEASVVLKNILESKGYNVIMTRETHDVNISNSERAILANEKKADMVVRIHADSLNNSSKTGASILVPEKDGKYTAPIYEDSNRCAEFIKTNMEQAGIQINGIVQRGDLTGFNWSKVPAVLVEMGFMSNYNEDQMMSNPEYQRKMMQCVADGLDEYFK from the coding sequence ATGAAAAAATATAGATTGTTAGTTACTTGTATAATTGCCATGGGAATTATAATTATAGGAACATCAAATCCAGTTACCAATTTTTACAAGACAACAAATTTAATTAATTCAGGTACTACTAAAAATGAAAAAACAGATAAAGATAAAGACTCAAATAAAAATATAAAAGATAAAGATGAAAATAAATCAAATTCAAAAAGCAAAAATGATAATAAGTCAGAGGATAATAAATCAGATAGTAAAGCAGAAACTCAAAAAAATAAAAAGTTTTTAATTTGTATAGACCCAGGACATCAGGGAAAAGGAGATAGTAATTTGGAACCAGTAGCTCCAGGTTCTTCATCTCAAAAAGCAAGAGTATCTTCAGGAACAGAAGGTATAGCTACAAAGAAAGCAGAGTATGTTTTAAATCTTGAAGCATCTGTAGTTTTAAAAAATATATTGGAATCTAAAGGTTACAATGTAATAATGACTAGAGAAACACATGATGTAAATATAAGTAACTCAGAAAGAGCGATACTTGCTAATGAGAAAAAAGCAGATATGGTTGTAAGAATACATGCAGATAGCTTAAATAATTCTTCAAAAACTGGTGCATCTATATTAGTTCCTGAGAAGGATGGAAAATATACAGCTCCTATCTATGAAGATAGTAATAGATGTGCAGAATTTATCAAAACAAATATGGAACAAGCTGGTATACAGATAAATGGAATTGTTCAAAGAGGAGATTTAACTGGATTTAACTGGTCAAAAGTGCCCGCTGTATTAGTAGAGATGGGATTTATGAGCAACTATAATGAGGACCAAATGATGTCAAATCCAGAATATCAAAGAAAAATGATGCAATGTGTAGCAGATGGATTAGATGAATATTTTAAATAA
- a CDS encoding ATP-binding cassette domain-containing protein, which translates to MLVVENVSHGFGARTILENVSFRLRKGEHIALVGANGEGKSSFLNIITKKLMPDAGNIKWSSRATVGYLDQHTVLSKGKSIREVLREAFKHMFDLEQEMIAMYDKMGEASDDEMSKLLEETAEIQTILENSGFYMIDAKIQEVANGLGLGEIGLDKDVTDLSGGQRTKVLLTKLLLENPTILILDEPTNYLDEEHITWLTRYLQEYENSFVLVSHDIDFINNTCNVIYHMENGELNRYKGNYDEFVRLNDIKKRQEEQAYDKQVEERKRLEDFVARNKARVATRGMANSRQKQLDKMEILERPKEKIKPTFSFKDARAASKIIFETEDLVLGYDEALTKPLNFQLERGKKIALKGMNGIGKSTLLKTLLGIIKPFGGNVRLGDYLEVGYFEQESSKENNNTPMDEVWSEFPGLTNFEVRQVLAKCGLTNEHITSQMRVLSGGEAAKVRLCKVMLKNINFLVLDEPTNHLDVDAKDELKKAIKEFKGTVLLVCHEPEFYSEIVDDVWNIEDFTTKIV; encoded by the coding sequence ATGCTAGTAGTAGAAAATGTAAGTCACGGATTTGGTGCAAGAACAATATTAGAGAATGTATCCTTTAGACTTAGAAAAGGTGAACATATTGCACTAGTTGGCGCTAATGGAGAAGGAAAATCGAGTTTTTTAAATATAATAACGAAAAAGCTTATGCCTGATGCTGGAAATATAAAATGGTCTTCAAGAGCTACAGTAGGTTACTTAGACCAACATACAGTATTAAGTAAAGGTAAAAGTATAAGAGAAGTGCTTAGAGAAGCTTTTAAGCATATGTTTGATTTAGAGCAAGAAATGATTGCTATGTACGACAAGATGGGAGAAGCTAGCGATGATGAGATGAGTAAGCTTCTTGAAGAAACAGCAGAAATACAAACTATACTTGAAAATAGTGGTTTTTATATGATAGATGCAAAGATACAAGAAGTTGCAAATGGTCTTGGTCTTGGAGAAATTGGTCTTGATAAGGATGTAACTGATTTAAGTGGAGGTCAAAGAACAAAAGTACTTCTTACTAAACTTTTACTTGAAAATCCAACTATTCTTATTCTAGATGAGCCTACAAACTATTTAGATGAGGAACATATAACATGGCTTACTAGATATCTTCAAGAATATGAAAACAGTTTTGTTCTAGTATCACATGATATTGACTTTATAAATAATACTTGTAATGTAATATATCATATGGAAAATGGTGAGTTAAATAGATATAAAGGTAACTATGATGAATTTGTAAGACTCAACGATATAAAGAAGCGTCAAGAAGAGCAAGCTTATGATAAACAAGTTGAAGAAAGAAAGAGATTAGAAGATTTTGTAGCCAGAAATAAAGCTAGAGTTGCAACAAGAGGAATGGCTAATAGTAGACAAAAACAACTAGACAAGATGGAAATACTAGAAAGACCAAAGGAAAAGATAAAACCTACTTTTTCTTTTAAAGATGCCAGAGCAGCAAGTAAAATAATTTTTGAAACAGAAGACTTAGTTTTAGGATATGATGAAGCATTAACAAAGCCACTTAACTTCCAACTAGAAAGAGGAAAGAAGATTGCTTTAAAAGGGATGAATGGTATTGGGAAATCTACACTATTAAAGACATTACTTGGAATAATAAAACCATTTGGTGGAAATGTCAGATTGGGAGATTATTTAGAAGTTGGATATTTTGAACAAGAGAGTTCAAAAGAAAATAACAATACACCTATGGATGAAGTTTGGAGTGAATTCCCTGGTCTTACAAATTTTGAAGTTAGACAAGTCCTTGCAAAATGTGGACTTACTAATGAACATATAACTAGTCAAATGAGAGTATTAAGTGGAGGAGAAGCTGCTAAGGTTAGACTTTGTAAAGTTATGCTAAAAAATATAAATTTCTTAGTACTAGACGAGCCTACAAACCACTTAGATGTAGATGCAAAAGACGAATTAAAGAAAGCTATAAAAGAATTTAAAGGTACAGTTCTTTTAGTATGCCATGAGCCAGAATTCTATTCAGAAATTGTCGATGATGTATGGAATATAGAAGATTTCACTACTAAAATCGTTTAG
- the yunB gene encoding sporulation protein YunB — MNRIVDRKKKNEFRKIVAIFLLILFLSVFIGSFIYIDKSLRPTITVLAETKALELANRSINKAVAEMVEGKINYEDLMDIQLDNNGKITMIQANTIMMNEIASAIALEIQDELKKGKTADSYIPIGTALGSPILAKYGPKLEVSIEPIGTVSVNFKTEFESSGINQTRHRIYLEAQTQVKVVIPLITSTKQIKAQIPICETIIVGDVPESYVNIPEKNLGNVLPNTGKNANK; from the coding sequence TTGAATAGAATAGTAGATAGAAAAAAGAAAAATGAATTTAGAAAAATTGTAGCTATTTTCTTGTTAATTCTTTTCTTGTCTGTATTTATAGGCAGTTTTATATATATAGATAAAAGTTTAAGACCAACAATTACAGTTTTAGCAGAAACAAAAGCTCTTGAATTGGCAAATAGGTCTATAAATAAAGCTGTTGCTGAAATGGTAGAAGGAAAAATAAATTATGAAGATTTAATGGATATACAGCTTGATAATAATGGAAAAATAACCATGATACAAGCAAATACTATTATGATGAATGAGATTGCATCTGCAATAGCTTTAGAAATACAAGATGAATTAAAAAAAGGTAAAACAGCAGATTCTTACATACCTATAGGAACCGCATTAGGAAGTCCTATATTAGCTAAATACGGTCCTAAACTTGAAGTATCTATTGAACCTATAGGAACAGTATCAGTAAACTTTAAAACAGAATTTGAGTCTTCAGGTATAAATCAAACAAGACATAGAATATATTTAGAAGCTCAAACACAAGTAAAAGTTGTAATCCCACTTATAACTTCAACAAAACAAATTAAAGCTCAGATTCCTATCTGTGAGACTATAATAGTAGGTGATGTTCCAGAAAGTTATGTAAATATACCTGAAAAGAACCTTGGTAATGTTTTACCTAACACTGGAAAAAATGCTAACAAGTAA
- a CDS encoding peptidase S55 produces MQFKNFYFKDKALNKRSNLAKSKFTIVLTFLFLLYFFSNNLIYAQNLQKSEPEYLIPIGNVLQIDAELKNIIVRSPGEASPFRLGDAIIKVNNVEVDGYSDFTNTLNALPEEKPVSILLNRNGQLLTMKTTKHILEKISFNNLLSGFATLTYINPETSEFGAVGHPISVGSSRKIPIKSGSISTTKHLDIEKSYRGSVGCINAKRENIIGSFTENTDFGIRGKINNFDISSLKKYKVASLDEVKLGKAQIILQNNSNECKKYNIEIIDIENQNHPESKSFKIKITDKNLLAQTGGIVQGMSGTPIVQDDKIIGAVSHAIENDPAVGYGVFIKWML; encoded by the coding sequence ATGCAATTTAAAAATTTTTATTTTAAAGATAAAGCTTTAAATAAAAGAAGTAACTTAGCTAAGTCTAAATTTACAATTGTTTTAACATTTTTATTTTTATTATATTTTTTCTCAAATAATTTAATTTATGCACAAAATTTACAAAAAAGTGAACCTGAATATTTAATACCTATAGGAAATGTTCTTCAGATTGATGCAGAACTAAAAAATATCATTGTTAGAAGTCCTGGTGAGGCATCTCCATTTAGATTAGGTGATGCTATAATTAAAGTAAATAATGTAGAAGTTGATGGATATAGTGATTTTACTAATACACTAAATGCTTTACCTGAAGAAAAACCAGTATCTATTTTATTAAATAGAAATGGTCAACTCTTAACAATGAAAACAACTAAACACATATTAGAAAAAATTAGTTTTAACAACTTGCTTTCTGGATTTGCTACCTTAACTTATATTAATCCAGAAACATCAGAATTTGGTGCTGTAGGTCATCCAATAAGTGTTGGTAGTTCAAGAAAAATACCTATAAAATCAGGTTCAATTTCTACAACTAAACACCTTGATATAGAAAAATCTTACCGAGGTAGTGTTGGATGTATAAATGCAAAAAGAGAAAATATTATTGGTAGTTTTACAGAAAATACTGATTTTGGAATAAGAGGTAAAATTAATAATTTTGATATTTCTAGTTTAAAAAAATATAAAGTAGCTTCATTAGATGAAGTTAAATTAGGAAAAGCTCAAATAATTTTACAAAATAACTCTAATGAATGTAAAAAATATAATATTGAAATTATAGATATAGAAAACCAAAACCATCCTGAGAGTAAAAGTTTTAAAATTAAAATCACTGACAAAAACCTTTTAGCTCAAACTGGTGGTATTGTGCAAGGAATGAGTGGTACTCCAATAGTACAAGATGATAAAATAATAGGAGCAGTCTCTCATGCCATTGAAAATGACCCGGCTGTTGGTTATGGTGTATTTATTAAATGGATGCTATAG
- a CDS encoding transglycosylase domain-containing protein produces MNNDNDKNGNKIRRKKVSSSSSSNKPVNRNSANKTHSTKSKKKSKKSDKFKKLRVFGIVFLVLLVVGAAGTAGLVFASLRDVSPVTEAVLDKQTNQTTTIKYANGKTLSTAPSVNKKTPVPLDKISTHLQHAVVAIEDERFYEHKGVDIRGLFRSVLKTLTGTKQGGSTIPMQVSKMLLTTEQQTIPRKIKDLYYAYEMSKTVSKDKILETYLNNFFVGKGLAGAEAGARGYFDKSAADLTIAESALLAGSTKNPSRFSAYKTSKLDGSETKSDLENKLLFFVNTTDDDLDDPSQVDFDMIEKLKTWELISSDTYRQLKAGTLVVRKAINNPESKKRQEIVLKKMLELGYIKQKEYDEAINAKIEIKLPKSADKVSSSVEDLIESEVINALMEQGHTNDEAQNLFYNGGLIVNTTIDPKMQDALEEEFDKNSNFPGHMVGPDGVSQPQASMVILDYRNGEIRALAGGRNISGRKTLNRATSPHQPGSSIKPLAIYTPAIDTLKITQSTALNDVRGGYKFEENTKWNPRTTTSGHGSMSLRKALAKSSNTIAVKTAEMLGDSYDECIDIMMDYLKNFGITTVKNSQTGATDRQFPALTLGGMASGITPLQMAAAYGTLANQGVYVEPSIFTTITTFDGQLLVKNAPEEHKVVDPEVAYVVTDMLESVITEGTGGVASLPKGMPVAGKTGTTNSAYDAWFVGYTPYYVGATYIGDDAGRKDDAGNTIKRRDVPHGSTSTAKLWQKIMSKIHANLTVTEFEVPKNVYFTKINLEDGGKQSSGSKAAFIEGTAPSRVSSQPSPEDTKKPDNNQPEEDDNNNTNNPGNNGGGSTPPDNGGNSGGTTNPPDNGGNSGGTTNPPDNGGNSGGTTNPPDNGGNSGGTVTPPDGGGTTTP; encoded by the coding sequence ATGAATAACGATAATGATAAAAATGGAAATAAAATAAGAAGAAAAAAGGTTAGCTCATCTAGTAGCTCAAATAAACCAGTTAATAGAAATTCAGCTAACAAAACTCATTCAACTAAAAGCAAGAAGAAATCTAAAAAAAGCGATAAATTTAAAAAACTAAGAGTATTTGGTATTGTATTTTTAGTTTTATTAGTTGTTGGTGCAGCAGGTACTGCTGGATTAGTATTTGCATCATTAAGAGATGTCTCTCCAGTTACAGAAGCTGTTTTAGACAAGCAGACTAACCAAACAACTACAATTAAATACGCTAATGGAAAAACATTATCTACTGCTCCAAGTGTAAATAAAAAGACACCCGTTCCATTAGATAAAATTTCAACTCATCTTCAGCATGCAGTAGTTGCAATAGAAGATGAACGTTTTTATGAACACAAGGGTGTTGACATTAGAGGTTTATTTAGATCAGTATTAAAAACTCTTACAGGTACCAAACAAGGTGGTAGTACTATTCCTATGCAGGTATCTAAGATGTTGTTAACTACTGAGCAACAAACTATACCTCGTAAAATAAAAGATCTTTATTATGCATATGAGATGAGTAAGACAGTAAGTAAAGACAAAATATTAGAAACTTATTTAAATAACTTCTTCGTTGGAAAAGGTCTTGCAGGAGCTGAGGCTGGTGCACGTGGTTATTTTGATAAGTCTGCAGCTGACCTTACTATAGCTGAGTCAGCACTTCTTGCTGGTTCAACTAAAAATCCATCTAGGTTCTCAGCTTACAAAACTTCTAAATTAGATGGAAGTGAAACTAAGAGTGACTTAGAGAATAAATTATTGTTTTTTGTTAATACAACGGATGATGATTTAGATGACCCAAGTCAAGTAGACTTTGACATGATTGAAAAATTAAAGACTTGGGAACTTATATCTAGTGATACTTATAGACAGCTAAAGGCAGGTACATTAGTTGTCAGAAAAGCTATAAACAATCCTGAATCTAAGAAAAGACAAGAAATTGTTCTAAAGAAAATGTTAGAGTTAGGCTATATCAAACAAAAAGAATATGATGAGGCAATTAATGCTAAGATAGAAATAAAATTACCTAAATCAGCAGATAAAGTTTCTTCATCTGTAGAAGACCTTATTGAAAGTGAAGTTATAAATGCCCTAATGGAACAAGGTCATACAAATGATGAAGCTCAAAACTTATTCTACAATGGTGGTCTAATTGTAAATACAACTATAGACCCTAAAATGCAAGATGCTTTAGAGGAAGAATTTGATAAAAATAGCAATTTCCCAGGACATATGGTTGGACCTGATGGAGTTAGCCAGCCACAGGCCTCAATGGTAATTTTAGATTACAGAAATGGTGAAATAAGAGCATTAGCTGGAGGTCGAAACATAAGTGGCAGAAAAACTTTAAATCGTGCTACTAGCCCTCATCAGCCAGGTTCTTCTATAAAACCTTTAGCAATTTATACACCAGCCATTGATACTTTAAAGATTACACAATCAACTGCTCTAAATGATGTTAGAGGAGGATATAAATTTGAAGAAAATACTAAATGGAATCCGAGAACTACCACTAGTGGTCACGGTTCTATGAGTTTACGTAAAGCACTTGCTAAATCTTCAAACACAATAGCAGTTAAAACTGCTGAAATGCTTGGAGATTCTTACGATGAATGTATAGATATAATGATGGACTACTTAAAGAACTTTGGTATAACAACTGTTAAAAATAGTCAAACAGGAGCAACTGATAGACAGTTCCCAGCATTAACACTTGGTGGTATGGCAAGTGGTATTACTCCACTTCAGATGGCTGCTGCTTATGGTACATTGGCAAATCAAGGAGTTTATGTAGAACCATCTATTTTCACTACTATAACTACTTTTGATGGTCAATTATTAGTCAAAAACGCCCCTGAGGAGCATAAGGTTGTAGACCCAGAAGTAGCTTATGTTGTTACAGATATGTTAGAAAGTGTAATTACTGAAGGTACAGGTGGTGTCGCATCACTTCCAAAAGGAATGCCTGTTGCAGGAAAAACAGGTACTACAAATAGCGCATATGATGCTTGGTTTGTTGGTTATACACCTTATTATGTAGGAGCAACATACATTGGAGATGATGCTGGTAGAAAAGATGATGCTGGTAACACTATAAAACGTAGGGATGTTCCACATGGAAGTACCAGTACAGCAAAGCTTTGGCAAAAAATCATGTCAAAAATACATGCAAATTTAACAGTTACTGAATTTGAAGTTCCTAAAAATGTATATTTTACAAAGATTAACTTAGAAGATGGAGGAAAGCAATCTTCTGGCTCTAAAGCAGCATTTATTGAAGGTACAGCTCCTTCTAGAGTAAGTTCTCAACCATCTCCTGAAGATACAAAGAAACCAGATAATAATCAGCCAGAAGAAGATGACAATAATAACACCAATAATCCAGGTAATAATGGTGGTGGCTCTACTCCTCCTGATAATGGCGGTAATAGTGGTGGTACTACTAACCCTCCTGATAATGGTGGTAACAGTGGTGGTACTACTAATCCTCCTGATAATGGTGGTAACAGTGGTGGCACTACTAATCCTCCTGATAATGGTGGTAACAGTGGTGGTACTGTCACCCCTCCTGATGGTGGTGGTACTACAACACCTTAG